Proteins encoded within one genomic window of Amycolatopsis nigrescens CSC17Ta-90:
- a CDS encoding lipase family protein: MIAAVLAVALGVAAVPGTAQATEQAPSASAEIPLPKDDPFYLPPDGYESSPNGTVLRSRQVAAVYLAFQLPVKAHQVLYKSIDSHDKPVAEAATVLIPDVPWTGAGERPLISYQLAVDSLSTRCQPSYTLQVGLKAPTPASTYEVSLSLPALLKGYAVVYSDYLGPNSDFIAGPQSAHAILDGIRAVQHHAPTGLTPRGKVALSGYSGGGIATTWAAEQQKSYAPELNVVGAAAGGVPADLKEMFNHNNGNLGSGLLILGIIGLARAFPEAGVQAILNDKGRKLFADNNDACTLDVALFHPFERIESYTTVPNVTESPQAKFLFDTNNAGQRTPGMPFYNYQGLADEFVPVGPADRLLEKYCGAGGTVQKSRMPFAGHIVGEAVGADGALKFLTDRFDGKPARNECGATA; this comes from the coding sequence ATGATCGCCGCGGTGCTCGCCGTCGCGCTGGGAGTCGCCGCCGTGCCGGGCACGGCGCAGGCGACCGAGCAGGCACCGTCGGCCAGCGCGGAAATCCCACTGCCGAAGGACGACCCGTTCTACCTGCCGCCGGACGGCTACGAGTCCAGTCCCAACGGGACGGTGCTGCGATCGAGGCAGGTCGCGGCCGTCTACCTGGCGTTCCAGCTGCCGGTCAAGGCGCACCAGGTGCTGTACAAGTCCATCGACAGCCACGACAAGCCGGTCGCCGAGGCGGCCACGGTGCTGATCCCCGACGTGCCGTGGACCGGCGCCGGGGAGCGGCCGCTGATCTCCTACCAGCTCGCGGTCGACTCGCTGTCCACCCGGTGCCAGCCCTCCTACACCCTGCAGGTGGGGCTCAAGGCGCCGACGCCGGCCTCGACCTACGAGGTGAGCCTGTCGCTGCCCGCCCTGCTCAAGGGCTACGCGGTCGTCTACTCCGACTATCTCGGCCCGAACTCGGACTTCATCGCCGGGCCGCAGTCCGCGCACGCGATCCTCGACGGGATCCGCGCCGTGCAGCACCACGCGCCGACCGGGCTCACCCCGCGGGGCAAGGTCGCGCTGTCCGGGTACTCGGGCGGCGGAATCGCCACCACCTGGGCCGCCGAACAGCAGAAGTCCTACGCCCCGGAGCTGAACGTCGTCGGCGCCGCGGCCGGCGGGGTCCCCGCCGACCTGAAGGAGATGTTCAACCACAACAACGGCAACCTCGGCTCGGGGCTGCTCATCCTGGGCATCATCGGCCTCGCCCGTGCCTTCCCGGAAGCCGGCGTGCAGGCCATTCTCAACGACAAGGGCCGGAAGCTGTTCGCCGACAACAACGACGCCTGCACCCTCGACGTCGCGCTGTTCCACCCGTTCGAGCGGATCGAGAGCTACACGACCGTGCCCAACGTGACCGAGTCACCGCAGGCGAAGTTCCTGTTCGACACCAACAACGCCGGCCAGCGGACACCCGGCATGCCGTTCTACAACTACCAGGGTCTCGCCGACGAGTTCGTCCCGGTCGGCCCGGCCGACCGCCTGCTCGAGAAGTACTGCGGTGCCGGCGGCACCGTGCAGAAATCGCGAATGCCCTTCGCCGGGCACATAGTCGGGGAGGCGGTCGGCGCGGACGGCGCGCTGAAGTTCCTCACCGACCGGTTCGACGGAAAACCGGCCCGCAACGAGTGCGGCGCCACCGCCTGA
- a CDS encoding ATP-binding protein — translation MDADARNTAWLNTAETVVQAGTVVGGVHLHQAARQAPVVPRQLPFAPRWLVARERETADLTTALEHGTEASEMVLLAVEGQGGVGKSALALHWASGNLDRFPDGQLYADLGGFDPSGAPASPLSVLHGFLGAFGVAPAAFPVDQNAAAALYRSVLADKRVLVVLDNAADTEQVLPLLPGSPSGAVLVTSRTGLTGLRLRGATTLRLDVLPRDGARELLVRQLGGEAVAADPRAADLLLDCCAGLPLAVALVAARTAGNPDLPLSVVADELWDTRERLDAFDAGDGSADLRAALSWSYQALSGDQAGGFRLLGKAPAAELAPAAVASLLALPPRLASALLRSLEQKNLVRQHRPKRFRMHDLVRLYAAELADATDPPAELAAATQRLTDFYLHTAAAADRLLYPHRTRVELPPGTEGCTPVPLSDEAEALDWFAAEHQQILAVHRAAARHGWTERVWQLARALDTYQYRRGLLRDNVETARMGAAAAERTGSPQVRVLAYRQLGRACTRAGELDEALSWLTVALSQPSGQDDPENRAHTHHDLARAHSLRADHQAAIRHATAALELYQASGNTVGEAHALNAVGRQYAALGDHAHAHRCCAEALALHERLGNSSGTAATLDNLGFIAALAGRPEEAEQRYSSALELCRRHGNSYFEAEVTEHLADTQLARGRTAEGARSLRRTYRLYVAQHRLPDAERVRQRLAG, via the coding sequence ATGGACGCCGACGCGCGCAATACCGCCTGGCTGAACACCGCGGAGACGGTGGTGCAGGCCGGAACCGTGGTCGGCGGGGTGCATCTGCACCAGGCGGCACGGCAGGCACCGGTGGTGCCGCGGCAGTTGCCCTTCGCACCGAGATGGCTGGTGGCGCGGGAGCGGGAGACGGCCGATCTGACCACCGCACTGGAGCACGGCACCGAAGCGAGCGAAATGGTGCTGCTGGCGGTCGAAGGCCAGGGCGGGGTCGGCAAGTCCGCGCTAGCCCTGCACTGGGCGTCCGGAAATCTCGACCGCTTCCCGGACGGCCAGCTCTACGCCGACCTCGGCGGCTTCGACCCGTCCGGCGCGCCCGCGTCCCCGCTTTCGGTGCTGCACGGTTTCCTCGGCGCGTTCGGGGTGGCGCCCGCGGCCTTCCCGGTGGACCAGAACGCGGCGGCGGCGCTGTACCGGAGCGTGCTCGCGGACAAGCGGGTGCTCGTGGTGCTGGACAACGCGGCCGACACCGAGCAGGTGCTCCCGCTGCTGCCCGGCAGCCCGTCCGGCGCGGTGCTGGTGACCAGCCGGACCGGCCTGACCGGGCTGCGGCTGCGGGGCGCGACCACGCTCCGGCTCGACGTGCTGCCCAGGGACGGGGCGCGCGAGCTGCTGGTCCGGCAGCTTGGCGGCGAAGCCGTGGCCGCCGACCCCCGTGCCGCGGACCTGCTGCTGGACTGCTGCGCGGGGCTGCCGCTCGCGGTCGCGCTGGTCGCGGCACGCACCGCCGGCAATCCGGACCTGCCGCTGTCCGTGGTCGCCGACGAGCTGTGGGACACCCGCGAGCGGCTGGACGCGTTCGACGCCGGGGACGGTTCGGCGGATCTGCGGGCCGCGCTCTCCTGGTCGTACCAGGCACTGAGCGGCGACCAGGCCGGCGGCTTCCGGCTGCTCGGCAAGGCGCCGGCCGCGGAGCTGGCGCCGGCCGCGGTGGCCAGCCTGCTCGCCCTGCCCCCACGCCTGGCTTCGGCGCTACTGCGGTCGCTGGAGCAGAAGAACCTGGTGCGGCAGCACCGGCCGAAACGTTTCCGGATGCACGACCTGGTGCGGCTGTACGCGGCCGAGCTGGCCGACGCGACGGACCCGCCGGCGGAACTCGCCGCCGCAACCCAGCGCCTGACCGACTTCTACCTGCACACCGCGGCCGCGGCCGACCGGCTGCTCTACCCGCATCGCACGCGGGTTGAGCTGCCTCCAGGCACGGAAGGCTGCACCCCGGTCCCGCTGTCGGACGAGGCCGAAGCACTCGACTGGTTCGCCGCCGAACACCAGCAGATCCTGGCGGTGCACCGGGCCGCCGCCCGGCACGGCTGGACCGAGCGGGTGTGGCAGCTCGCCCGCGCACTCGACACCTACCAGTACCGGCGCGGGCTGCTGCGGGACAACGTCGAGACCGCGCGGATGGGTGCGGCCGCCGCGGAGCGGACCGGCTCCCCGCAGGTCCGGGTGCTCGCCTACCGCCAGCTCGGCCGTGCCTGCACGCGGGCGGGAGAACTGGACGAGGCGCTGTCCTGGCTGACCGTCGCGCTCTCGCAGCCGAGCGGTCAGGACGATCCCGAGAACAGGGCGCACACGCACCACGATCTCGCGCGGGCGCACTCGCTGCGCGCGGACCACCAGGCCGCGATCCGGCACGCCACGGCCGCCTTGGAGCTGTACCAGGCGAGCGGGAACACGGTGGGCGAGGCGCACGCGCTGAACGCGGTCGGGCGGCAGTACGCCGCGCTCGGCGACCACGCCCACGCGCACCGGTGCTGCGCCGAGGCGCTCGCGCTGCACGAGCGGCTGGGAAACTCCAGCGGCACCGCGGCGACCCTGGACAACCTCGGGTTCATCGCTGCTCTGGCCGGTCGCCCCGAAGAGGCGGAACAGCGGTACTCGAGCGCGCTGGAGCTGTGCCGCCGGCACGGCAACAGCTACTTCGAGGCGGAGGTGACCGAGCACCTCGCGGACACGCAGCTGGCTCGCGGCCGCACGGCGGAGGGCGCCCGGTCGCTGCGGCGGACCTACCGGCTCTACGTGGCCCAGCATCGTCTGCCGGACGCCGAGCGGGTGCGGCAGCGGCTCGCCGGCTGA
- a CDS encoding TIR domain-containing protein, whose product MRVIISYAHDDLGRVISQSLVAALRQRGVEVLWDRDLPVDNPSSLPEWIANGVAGNPVLCVLSPDYVRRFGRGDTSACRKGVLFESRILLQKIFDHTEADRCPVIPVADPGFSADLAPAVLKNLVIARFDPGTADGVDQIVRRLLALRPLSGPSPGSAPGSVLDPARIQDRGGGLAVRGLREVVCDLEAAAPSSGDDLVLVREWLDVAGNGDVGGTDFVRGFPAVERIIKSAGDAGLMREVCDRCLAALQDTDLSEQEKRMKAVILIRGRAWHLHRRHELQAALQAVHDGIGLAKECDDRWLVALGKGFLGVLHRGLAEDAPCEAREYHLHLAADSTEAAITMFTGMTRAVYEVGVCTKVLAHICFTRYRLSNQRGALRQANKLADRAVGYLTPDRAREYHELLILRAEIAIARGGLTLAWEFVDKAIRSLGQHVADGASYLELLGCAHLARARLRLKEGGPDAAMNAARDAEIALKIFDELKLPYSVAGCRWLLIKLAPETVGVYRGDIKVFERLFPDPLERLLAVGERSRRIEERTGSRWTRQAEWRDIVRKVRHHG is encoded by the coding sequence GTGAGGGTCATCATCAGTTATGCCCACGACGACCTGGGGAGGGTGATCAGCCAGTCGCTGGTTGCCGCTTTGCGGCAACGTGGTGTCGAAGTGCTCTGGGACCGGGACCTCCCGGTGGACAACCCGTCCTCGCTGCCGGAGTGGATCGCCAACGGGGTGGCCGGCAACCCGGTGCTCTGCGTGCTTTCCCCGGACTATGTGCGGCGGTTCGGCCGTGGTGACACCTCGGCCTGCCGCAAGGGGGTTCTCTTCGAGAGCCGGATCCTGCTGCAGAAGATCTTCGACCACACCGAGGCGGACCGGTGCCCGGTGATTCCGGTGGCGGACCCCGGTTTCTCCGCCGATCTCGCGCCCGCGGTGCTGAAGAACCTGGTGATCGCCAGGTTCGATCCGGGCACCGCGGACGGGGTCGACCAGATCGTGCGACGGTTGCTGGCGCTACGGCCGTTGTCCGGCCCATCGCCCGGTTCGGCACCGGGCTCAGTGCTCGACCCGGCGCGGATCCAGGACCGCGGCGGTGGTCTGGCGGTGCGGGGCCTGCGTGAGGTGGTGTGCGACCTGGAGGCGGCGGCCCCGTCCTCCGGTGACGACCTGGTGCTGGTGCGCGAATGGCTCGACGTCGCCGGGAACGGCGACGTCGGCGGAACCGACTTCGTCCGCGGATTTCCCGCGGTGGAAAGGATCATCAAGTCCGCCGGTGACGCCGGCCTGATGCGCGAGGTGTGCGACCGCTGCCTGGCCGCGCTTCAGGACACCGACCTTTCGGAGCAGGAGAAGCGGATGAAGGCGGTCATCCTGATCCGTGGCAGGGCATGGCATCTGCACCGGCGGCACGAGCTGCAAGCCGCGCTGCAGGCCGTGCACGACGGGATCGGGCTGGCCAAGGAATGCGACGACCGGTGGCTGGTCGCGCTGGGCAAGGGGTTCCTCGGCGTGCTGCACCGCGGCCTCGCCGAGGACGCGCCGTGCGAGGCCCGCGAGTACCACCTGCACCTGGCCGCGGACAGCACCGAAGCCGCGATCACCATGTTCACCGGGATGACGCGCGCCGTGTACGAGGTCGGGGTGTGCACCAAGGTGCTGGCGCACATCTGCTTCACCAGGTACCGGCTGTCCAACCAGCGCGGCGCGCTGCGGCAGGCGAACAAGCTGGCCGACCGGGCCGTCGGCTATCTGACCCCGGACCGGGCCAGGGAGTACCACGAGCTGCTGATCCTGCGGGCGGAGATCGCCATCGCGCGGGGCGGGCTGACATTGGCCTGGGAGTTCGTGGACAAGGCGATCAGATCGCTCGGGCAGCACGTCGCGGACGGGGCGTCGTACCTGGAACTGCTCGGTTGCGCGCATCTGGCCAGGGCCCGGCTGCGGCTGAAGGAGGGTGGGCCCGACGCCGCGATGAACGCGGCGAGGGACGCGGAGATCGCGCTGAAGATCTTCGACGAGCTCAAGCTGCCCTATTCGGTCGCCGGCTGCCGCTGGCTGCTGATCAAGCTCGCGCCGGAGACGGTCGGCGTCTACCGCGGGGACATCAAGGTGTTCGAACGGCTGTTCCCGGATCCACTGGAGCGGCTGCTCGCGGTCGGCGAGCGCAGCAGGCGGATCGAAGAACGGACCGGCAGCCGCTGGACCCGGCAGGCCGAATGGCGGGACATCGTGCGGAAGGTGCGGCACCACGGCTGA
- a CDS encoding helix-turn-helix domain-containing protein, giving the protein MTRAHSPLSSQRRLLAALREARDALKLTQKDVAEALEWSVSKLIRVENGSVGLSITDLKALLLHYGITDRDRVETYVEMARESKQPAWWDQYRRTSSPVFVKFLGLEASAVRIRQFQFRLVPALLQVPAYTRSLVLRSSGDKEKAERGVTMRRTRQERLANQELEHYFILDESVLYRRVTEPDGWREQLQHLRDVAARPNVTIQILPFKAGVVPGMENSFVILELSDQVNDYALSLDQPDQDALFDDSASVDKVNEYTKLFFGLEKAALPAEETPEMIDKALRRLEEG; this is encoded by the coding sequence ATGACGAGGGCGCATTCTCCGCTGAGCAGCCAACGGCGCTTGCTGGCGGCTCTACGAGAAGCCCGAGACGCCCTGAAGCTCACCCAGAAGGATGTGGCCGAGGCGCTCGAGTGGTCGGTGTCGAAGCTCATCCGCGTCGAGAACGGTTCGGTGGGCCTGTCCATCACCGACCTCAAGGCTCTGCTGCTGCACTACGGGATCACGGACCGGGACCGGGTCGAGACCTACGTCGAGATGGCCAGGGAGAGCAAGCAGCCCGCCTGGTGGGATCAATACCGGCGAACCTCCTCGCCCGTGTTCGTCAAATTCCTGGGGCTCGAGGCCTCCGCCGTCCGCATCCGCCAGTTCCAGTTCCGGCTCGTGCCGGCGTTGCTGCAGGTGCCCGCCTATACCCGCTCACTGGTCCTGCGTTCGTCGGGTGACAAGGAGAAGGCCGAACGAGGCGTCACGATGCGGCGCACCCGGCAGGAGCGACTGGCCAACCAGGAACTGGAGCACTACTTCATCCTGGACGAGTCGGTGCTCTACCGGCGGGTCACCGAGCCAGACGGGTGGCGCGAGCAGTTGCAGCATCTGCGGGACGTGGCGGCGCGGCCCAACGTGACCATCCAGATCTTGCCCTTCAAGGCGGGGGTCGTGCCGGGGATGGAGAATTCGTTCGTCATTCTCGAACTTTCCGACCAGGTGAACGACTACGCGCTGTCGCTGGACCAGCCGGACCAGGACGCTCTGTTCGACGACAGCGCGAGCGTGGACAAGGTGAACGAGTACACCAAGCTGTTCTTCGGCTTGGAGAAGGCCGCGCTACCGGCGGAAGAGACGCCGGAGATGATCGACAAGGCACTGCGCAGGCTGGAGGAAGGATGA
- a CDS encoding DUF397 domain-containing protein, whose product MEIESSGLRWVKSSASDEKADDGDCVEIAMTPARVLVRDSKSPGPRLDFAPSVWSAFLTVCARQDRQEH is encoded by the coding sequence GTGGAGATCGAGTCGTCGGGGCTCAGGTGGGTGAAGAGTTCCGCGAGCGACGAAAAGGCGGACGACGGCGACTGCGTGGAGATCGCCATGACGCCCGCGCGGGTCCTGGTGCGGGACTCCAAGAGCCCTGGCCCGCGCCTGGATTTCGCCCCTTCGGTCTGGTCGGCTTTCCTGACCGTTTGCGCCAGGCAAGATCGGCAAGAACACTGA
- a CDS encoding cytochrome P450 family protein — protein sequence MVAWSVTSLELLRQLLSDQRVSKDARQHWPAFAGGEIPEDWPLHIWVSVQNMFTAYGGDHRRLRSLVSKAFTPRRTEALRPGIEEITTGLLDRLAASQRPENVDLREGFAYPLPIEVICRLFGIPDEARPGLRQAVDGVFNTAATPEEALANGQEMYRILGELVAEKRANPGDDLASGLIGVRDDDGSRLEEAELIDTLILVISAGHETTVNLLDHAITSLLTHPEQLRLVLDGVRSWQDVIDETLRWQAPVANLPLRYAVEDIELDGITIRRGEAIVAAYAAAGRDSARHGESADRFDITREDKTHLAFGHGVHYCLGAPLARLEAEIALPALFARFPELALAVPAGELQPVPSFISNGHRVLPAALHDLAGG from the coding sequence GTGGTGGCATGGTCGGTGACCAGCCTGGAGCTGCTCCGGCAGCTGCTGAGCGACCAGCGCGTCTCCAAGGACGCCCGGCAGCACTGGCCCGCCTTCGCGGGCGGCGAGATCCCGGAAGACTGGCCGTTGCACATCTGGGTCTCCGTGCAGAACATGTTCACCGCTTACGGCGGTGACCACCGGCGGCTGCGTTCGCTGGTGTCCAAGGCGTTCACCCCGCGCCGCACCGAGGCGCTGCGGCCGGGGATCGAGGAGATCACCACCGGCCTGCTCGACCGGCTCGCCGCGAGCCAGCGGCCGGAGAACGTGGACCTGCGGGAGGGTTTCGCCTATCCGCTGCCGATCGAGGTGATCTGCCGTCTGTTCGGCATCCCGGACGAGGCGCGGCCAGGGCTGCGCCAGGCCGTCGACGGGGTGTTCAACACGGCGGCCACCCCGGAGGAGGCGCTGGCCAACGGTCAGGAGATGTACCGCATCCTCGGTGAGCTGGTCGCGGAGAAGCGGGCCAACCCCGGCGACGACCTCGCCAGCGGCCTGATCGGCGTCCGCGACGACGACGGTTCCCGGCTGGAAGAGGCCGAGCTGATCGACACCCTGATCCTGGTGATCTCGGCGGGCCACGAGACCACCGTCAACCTGCTCGACCACGCCATCACCTCGCTGCTCACCCATCCCGAGCAGCTGCGGCTGGTGCTCGACGGCGTCCGCTCGTGGCAGGACGTGATCGACGAAACCCTGCGCTGGCAGGCGCCGGTGGCGAACCTGCCGTTGCGCTACGCGGTTGAGGACATCGAGCTCGACGGGATCACCATCCGCCGGGGCGAAGCGATCGTCGCCGCCTACGCCGCGGCAGGCCGCGACAGCGCCCGTCACGGGGAGAGCGCCGACCGGTTCGACATCACCCGCGAGGACAAGACACACCTCGCGTTCGGCCACGGGGTGCACTACTGCCTCGGCGCGCCGCTGGCCAGGCTCGAAGCGGAGATCGCGTTGCCGGCCCTGTTCGCGCGGTTCCCGGAGCTCGCACTCGCGGTGCCCGCCGGCGAACTGCAGCCGGTCCCGTCGTTCATCTCCAACGGCCACCGCGTGCTACCCGCCGCACTGCACGATCTCGCCGGCGGCTGA
- a CDS encoding cytochrome P450, with protein MTSPAGRQPSPGCPAHNGRMPLYGPEFAADPARTYEELRRQGPIAPVELAEGVPASLVVGYGAVLEVMRNPSTFPRDPRRWQQGLAPDCPVLPMMMYRPNCLFTDGAVHARLRGAVTDSLARVDPNMLRGYVERTAETLIAEFAATGSADLLNDYAMSLSLRVFNHLYGCPPAIGDGLVSGMRGIFDMIDPEQANAELTRCMAELIALKRRQPGPDVPSWMMAHRARLTDEEMLHQLVLLMGAGTEPEQNLIANGVRLLLSDDRFAGDLSGGSLPVEEALDEVLWTDPPMANYSASYPQSDLDFLGARLPAAQPVVISFAAANTDPALVAEQRSGNRAHLAWGAGVHTCPAQQHARLIASAAIETLLDGLPDVQLAVPVDELVWRPGPFHRALTALPVRFTPVAVPVPFADTPGESRWTAQTAPSSSTPPAATSRPKPPSSASSAPRRWWNSLVRWWHGR; from the coding sequence GTGACCTCACCCGCCGGACGGCAGCCGTCCCCAGGCTGTCCCGCCCACAACGGCCGGATGCCGTTGTACGGCCCGGAATTCGCCGCCGACCCGGCCCGAACCTACGAGGAGCTGCGCAGGCAGGGGCCGATCGCGCCGGTCGAGCTGGCGGAGGGGGTGCCGGCCAGCCTGGTGGTTGGCTACGGCGCCGTGCTGGAGGTGATGCGCAACCCCAGCACTTTCCCGCGGGACCCCCGCCGCTGGCAGCAGGGGCTCGCGCCGGACTGCCCGGTGCTGCCGATGATGATGTACCGGCCGAACTGCCTGTTCACCGACGGTGCCGTGCATGCCAGGCTGCGCGGCGCGGTGACCGACAGCCTCGCCAGGGTCGACCCCAACATGCTGCGCGGCTATGTCGAGCGGACCGCCGAGACGCTGATCGCCGAGTTCGCCGCCACCGGCTCGGCGGACCTGCTCAACGACTACGCGATGTCGCTGTCCCTGCGCGTGTTCAACCATCTCTACGGCTGCCCGCCCGCCATCGGGGACGGGCTGGTCTCGGGCATGCGGGGCATCTTCGACATGATCGACCCGGAGCAGGCCAACGCGGAGCTGACCCGGTGCATGGCGGAGCTGATCGCGCTCAAGCGGCGGCAGCCGGGACCGGACGTGCCGTCCTGGATGATGGCGCACCGGGCGCGGCTGACCGACGAGGAGATGCTGCACCAGCTCGTCCTGCTGATGGGCGCCGGCACCGAACCGGAACAGAACCTGATCGCCAACGGCGTGCGGCTGCTGCTTTCCGACGACCGGTTCGCCGGTGACCTCTCCGGTGGCAGCCTGCCGGTGGAGGAGGCACTCGACGAGGTGCTTTGGACCGACCCGCCGATGGCCAACTACTCCGCCAGCTACCCGCAGTCGGATCTCGACTTCCTCGGCGCCAGGCTGCCGGCCGCCCAGCCGGTGGTGATCAGTTTCGCCGCCGCCAACACCGATCCCGCACTGGTCGCCGAGCAACGCTCCGGCAACCGGGCGCACCTCGCCTGGGGCGCCGGGGTGCACACCTGCCCGGCCCAGCAGCACGCCCGGCTGATCGCCTCCGCCGCCATCGAAACCCTGCTCGACGGCCTGCCCGACGTCCAGCTCGCGGTCCCCGTTGACGAGCTGGTGTGGCGGCCGGGTCCTTTCCACCGCGCGCTCACCGCGCTCCCCGTGCGTTTCACCCCGGTTGCCGTGCCCGTCCCGTTCGCCGACACCCCAGGAGAAAGCCGATGGACCGCTCAGACCGCCCCTTCGTCCTCGACCCCGCCGGCAGCGACATCCAGGCCGAAGCCGCCGAGCTCAGCAAGCTCGGCCCCGCGACGCTGGTGGAACTCCCTGGTCAGGTGGTGGCATGGTCGGTGA